A stretch of Lysobacter sp. K5869 DNA encodes these proteins:
- a CDS encoding TniB family NTP-binding protein → MNNFDETTFCDDDSQPNGNRNPSISVSGRLEQATQALLEAPLEARIQHVLQDRLVRYPAFDSVKGQAEWLIYEPRQTRARGIVVSSERGNGKTTLAHIINRQYNDRSNLDRPFVVEISMSGARDARTVYGRILESLGSPARISHRVSDRETLVSRLLRSVGCRLLVLDEVQDIMLGNEREQQRALEGIKFLMNELQMHVLGFGTDKAFQGLASDPHLEARFTEYVLPRWKADSTLANFLATYERCLPFSEPSHLGREEVVKHMAKVGGGTLGRIVTRLQNAALEALCEGERFITMSRLETAVMRPARCAIRPQGKP, encoded by the coding sequence ATGAATAATTTCGACGAAACCACTTTTTGCGATGACGATTCGCAACCGAACGGAAACCGCAACCCGAGCATCTCGGTTTCTGGCCGCTTGGAGCAGGCAACTCAGGCCCTCTTAGAGGCGCCCTTGGAGGCGCGTATCCAGCACGTGCTGCAGGACCGACTCGTTCGCTACCCCGCGTTCGATTCTGTGAAAGGCCAGGCCGAGTGGTTGATCTACGAGCCCAGGCAAACCCGAGCGCGTGGAATCGTTGTGAGCTCCGAACGCGGCAACGGAAAGACGACGCTCGCCCATATCATCAATCGTCAGTACAACGACCGCAGCAACCTTGATCGCCCGTTCGTGGTGGAGATCAGTATGTCGGGCGCTCGAGATGCACGTACCGTCTATGGCCGCATCCTTGAAAGCCTGGGAAGCCCGGCCCGGATATCCCACAGGGTGAGCGACCGGGAAACGCTGGTCAGCCGGCTGCTGCGCAGTGTGGGGTGCCGCCTCTTGGTGCTGGATGAAGTGCAGGACATCATGCTCGGTAACGAGCGCGAGCAGCAGCGGGCGCTGGAGGGCATCAAATTTCTGATGAACGAGTTGCAGATGCATGTGCTGGGCTTTGGCACCGACAAGGCTTTTCAGGGCTTGGCTAGCGACCCGCACTTAGAGGCCCGCTTTACTGAATACGTCTTGCCCCGCTGGAAAGCCGATAGCACCCTTGCCAACTTTCTGGCGACCTATGAGCGCTGTCTCCCGTTCTCCGAGCCGTCTCACTTGGGTCGAGAAGAGGTCGTCAAGCATATGGCCAAGGTGGGCGGTGGGACCTTGGGCAGGATCGTCACCCGGCTCCAGAACGCGGCGCTGGAAGCCTTGTGCGAAGGGGAGCGGTTCATAACGATGTCGCGGCTGGAAACCGCAGTCATGCGCCCGGCACGTTGTGCGATTCGTCCGCAGGGGAAGCCGTGA
- a CDS encoding DDE-type integrase/transposase/recombinase, whose amino-acid sequence MASELKVGQQVLYKALYASVLEMPGHDTVLIDLGELGVATVGRNEVIAIAPAKDILAGSTLSRISSEDWQKAAGRAGAIRTLVADGAPTRGDVKAAASKLDLSERQLWRLIRDFRQHETTSGLVIQVTGRKAGAKVLPAEVERVITEMIEAYFLQPERWTRTALHERTVAECARQGLRPPAFRTVSSRLDDYQNRDSQRKRIGAKAARYQYEPMPGHVEVSRPLERVEIDHTPLDVMIRSDDPYCDYVGRPWLTVAIDVCTRCVLGIHIGFEAPSILSVALCLTHCVLPKSPAAEFGVPLDWIMHGVPKEIVVDNGKDFVSAAFRRGCEQYGILLTYRPVGSPHYGGSIERLIGTMVGQCHLLPGTTKNSVKARRDYDSVKHAALTLSQVRSWFVEQLLGRYHLLPHRMLRIPPEAAWKRVMEAERAA is encoded by the coding sequence ATGGCTTCTGAGCTCAAGGTCGGGCAGCAGGTTCTCTACAAGGCGCTCTACGCCTCAGTACTTGAGATGCCCGGTCACGACACCGTGCTCATCGACTTAGGTGAGCTTGGGGTAGCCACCGTCGGCCGCAACGAAGTGATCGCAATTGCCCCGGCCAAAGACATCCTGGCAGGTTCAACACTCTCGCGTATCTCCAGTGAGGACTGGCAAAAGGCCGCGGGCCGAGCGGGCGCAATCCGCACTCTAGTAGCTGACGGAGCGCCGACACGCGGTGATGTGAAAGCGGCAGCTTCGAAGCTGGATCTGTCTGAACGGCAACTTTGGCGTTTGATTCGCGATTTCCGACAACACGAGACAACCAGCGGCTTGGTTATCCAGGTCACTGGTCGAAAAGCAGGGGCCAAGGTACTGCCCGCGGAAGTCGAGCGCGTGATCACCGAGATGATCGAAGCATATTTCCTTCAGCCTGAGCGTTGGACCAGGACAGCGCTGCATGAACGTACTGTGGCCGAGTGCGCGCGACAGGGGCTCAGGCCCCCAGCGTTCAGAACGGTTTCCTCAAGACTCGACGATTACCAGAACCGTGATTCGCAACGTAAGCGGATCGGCGCGAAAGCGGCTCGTTATCAGTACGAACCGATGCCGGGGCACGTCGAGGTCAGCAGGCCTCTGGAACGCGTCGAGATCGATCACACACCACTGGATGTCATGATCCGATCGGACGACCCCTACTGCGACTACGTTGGCCGGCCGTGGCTGACAGTCGCAATCGACGTCTGCACCCGCTGCGTCCTCGGAATTCACATTGGCTTCGAGGCGCCTTCAATCCTGTCGGTCGCGTTGTGCTTGACCCACTGCGTTCTGCCTAAGTCGCCGGCAGCCGAGTTCGGCGTTCCGTTGGACTGGATCATGCATGGCGTTCCGAAGGAGATCGTCGTCGACAACGGAAAGGACTTCGTTTCGGCGGCGTTTCGGCGTGGCTGCGAACAGTACGGGATCTTGCTGACGTATCGCCCAGTGGGTAGTCCGCACTACGGTGGAAGCATTGAACGCCTGATTGGGACGATGGTAGGGCAGTGCCATCTGCTCCCGGGAACGACCAAGAATTCGGTCAAGGCGCGTCGCGACTACGACAGCGTCAAACATGCCGCATTAACCCTGAGCCAAGTGCGCTCGTGGTTTGTGGAGCAACTACTGGGTCGCTACCACCTGTTGCCTCATCGCATGCTCCGTATCCCTCCGGAAGCCGCGTGGAAACGCGTCATGGAGGCCGAGCGTGCAGCGTGA
- a CDS encoding Mu transposase C-terminal domain-containing protein, translating to MQRDPLEFLAAFLPGDYRVLTRTGVEINNLQYWSDVLSSWVGQRKKVMVTYDPRDITFVYVRTPGGMLVRCSVTTPGIAAISLAEWQSRRRYEDSLGKDPERVARRHASMRRNDERVAELKASRRVRRRRATEAAGDQFRGVSAPTPERSLPADTAVHIVTESELEPAGDITSIRIYEIDTYE from the coding sequence GTGCAGCGTGATCCATTGGAATTTCTGGCGGCCTTTCTACCGGGCGACTACCGGGTACTCACTCGAACCGGCGTGGAAATTAACAACCTGCAGTACTGGTCGGACGTTTTGTCATCTTGGGTTGGGCAGCGCAAGAAGGTCATGGTCACCTACGACCCAAGGGACATCACGTTCGTCTACGTACGCACACCGGGCGGCATGCTGGTCCGGTGTTCGGTGACAACCCCGGGCATCGCGGCCATCTCGCTGGCCGAGTGGCAGTCCCGACGCCGCTACGAAGACAGTCTCGGAAAAGACCCGGAGCGAGTCGCCAGAAGGCACGCCAGCATGCGCCGAAACGACGAGCGCGTTGCGGAGCTCAAGGCCTCCAGGCGCGTCCGCCGCAGGCGCGCCACAGAGGCCGCAGGGGACCAATTCCGTGGCGTGTCGGCCCCTACGCCAGAGCGCTCGCTGCCTGCGGACACCGCAGTTCACATCGTCACCGAATCCGAACTCGAACCGGCGGGTGACATCACCTCTATTCGCATTTACGAGATCGATACTTATGAATAA